The DNA sequence ACACAGGCCTATGGATCTtcctgcttgtgtgtgtgagcctcgGTCTGGTAGTGCAGTTTTGTGGGGAACCTTCATGTGTTGTTGTTAAAATGTGCCGCAGGCTTCATGCTACTCTTTCCTCGCTTGATATCTGAGTTTCTGCTTAGAGGCGGCCGTGTATTCACACGTTCACAGACATCATGCTGTGTTTGTGATGTTTGCAGGTGAAATCGATACACGATTCTCCTTCTGTGCAGTGGCCACCTTGGCTCTACTGGTGAGGCATTTCAGCATTTAAATTTCCTTTCTGTCTTGTCAGTGAATGCAGCCTACCTCTTTGTGACCATAAACAGCTAAAATGGCAGGATTGTATTTTTCCAGGGCAAACTGGAGGAGATCAACCTAAACAAGGCGGTCGAGTTTGTCCTGTCCTGTATGAACTTCGATGGGGGGTTTGGCTGCAGACCCGGGTCTGAGTCCCATGCTGGTCAGGTAGCCTTACCTCCACCTTCTCCTAAGCTGCTGCTCCTGCATGATCACACTGTCTCTGTGACATCAATGTGCCCCAGAGGTTTTagagcctgtgtgcctgtgccgTCCCCACGTCCCCTCCTGACTCTGTGTGCCTGTGCCGTCCCCACGTCCCCTTCTGACTCTGTGTGCCTGTGCCGTCCCCACGTCCCCTCCTGACTCTGTGTGCCTGTGCCGTCCCCACGTCCCCTTCTGACTCTGTGTGCCTGTGCCGTCCCCACGTCCCCTCCTGACTCTGTGTGCCTGTGCCGTCCCCACGTCCTCTCCTGACTCTGTGTTTCCGTGTTGTCGTCAGATCTACTGCTGCACAGGGTTCCTGTCTATCACTGGGAATCTGCACCAGGTGAACGCTGACCTGCTTGGCTGGTGGCTGTGTGAGCGTCAGCTTCCATCTGGAGGACTTAACGGACGTCCAGAGAAGGTACATAGGATCAGAGTATGGATGGCATATGTTCTACTCCGGGATATGATCAGTAATCTCAAGGCAGGCCAGTAATCCTCAAGGTGACATCACTGAATGATGCTGATTCCAGAATCTGCCCGCAGACAACTGCTGACCTTCCATCCTGATGGTGGCTGTAGTTCTCATGTGCTTGTGTTCCtgatcctcctcctcctgaacCCTCAGCTCCCTGATGTTTGCTACTCCTGGTGGGTGTTGGCCTCACTGAAAATCATTGGCAGGATCCACTGGATAGACAAGAGCAAGCTGCGCACCTTCATCTTGGCCTGCCAGGATGAAGAGACGGGCGGCTTTGCGGATCGGCCCGGAGACATGGTGAGTGCTGGTGCTGGTCTGAGGGAATCTGGCAATATCATATCAGATGAGTTGCATGGACTCCCGGTGTTTAGCCCTGAGGAATATCCCCCTTATCTGCGCAAACCATTTCCAGTTTGTAGACCTTCCCTTTAGGCTGTTGATTGGGGTTTTGTAGGGTTTCACTGGAGCAGAACCTGGCCATCATTCTCATAAGAGAAACCCCTCCATCTCTTGTCCAGGCTGCTCTGCTGTAGACCTTCGCTTCTGGATCTGGCCTGTCAATCTGTAAAAACACGGTCATTTGTCATCTCTTGTCTGGCTGTAGGTGGACCCGTTCCACACCCTCTTTGGAGTGGCCGGCCTGTCCCTCCTGGGGGACGAGCAGATCAAGGCCGTAAACCCCGTCCTGTGTATGCCGGAGGATGTTCTGCAGAGGATCGGGCTCCGCCCAGAGATTGCGAGCTAGCCCCGCCCCCAAGCGGACCTGGGAAGCTGCCTGGGGGTGACGGCGTGGCACGGGTCCCACTGTAACCACCTGCATAAGTAACACGACATTTACTCCTTAAATGAATTTAAGTGGCATCTGCAGGAGGCGTAGCAGTGTTTCCGCGTTTTGGAATCTGCGCTTTGTCTGCCTCGAGCGGGACGACGTCTGTCGGCAAACACCCACGCCGCGGGGTTTCGGGACAACTCTCCGACGACTGAGACCCGCGTTCAGCTTCCTACCTGCGAATTCCGGCTCATTGTGACATCACAGCGCCTGTTACTTCCCTGCTTCGCTCGTCATTCTTGCCCGGTGCTGGTGGCCCAGGGAGACTCTATTTAATGTGGTGATGGAGCTTCTGAGGTTAAAGTGCATTATAGCCCTTCAGGTTCCCCTGTCATACAGCTCAATATTTATCTTTCACTTCTTCTTGTTTCCcttccttttttattttcagagtATATTAAAAGTTATCGTTCCTCCCTAGTGGTGTCGTGGGCTTACTGAGCTCTGAGAgca is a window from the Paramormyrops kingsleyae isolate MSU_618 chromosome 21, PKINGS_0.4, whole genome shotgun sequence genome containing:
- the rabggtb gene encoding geranylgeranyl transferase type-2 subunit beta produces the protein MGTPIKDVVLRPDAPKTLLLDKHADYIAAYGSKKDDYEYALSEYLRMSGIYWGLTVMDLMGQLHRMNKDEIIEFVRSCQHECGGISASLGHDPHLLYTLSAVQILTLYDSVSVLDIDRVVEYVKSLQQDDGSFTGDKWGEIDTRFSFCAVATLALLGKLEEINLNKAVEFVLSCMNFDGGFGCRPGSESHAGQIYCCTGFLSITGNLHQVNADLLGWWLCERQLPSGGLNGRPEKLPDVCYSWWVLASLKIIGRIHWIDKSKLRTFILACQDEETGGFADRPGDMVDPFHTLFGVAGLSLLGDEQIKAVNPVLCMPEDVLQRIGLRPEIAS